One Halioglobus japonicus DNA segment encodes these proteins:
- a CDS encoding esterase/lipase family protein — translation MPLNALQDPVDLSPPKLRHTVSELGRVFLEASTSLCMAPLMRSLPKGDGHTVMTIPGFMGADGSTAMLRRFLKGRGYRAVSWGLGRNASEASADTLEEFMEHRAVTEAEIARRIGRECRASGRKLTLVGWSLGGLYAVALAHRYPQWIRQVITLGTPYGDPRGTAIYKIMSRLNGTEGHVAEESLRAWVDSTYCGELEVPVLALFSETDGVVGTGIARCEADPRFVTNLAVAASHVGFPFNPVVFAVIANHMVIKDRRWRSCGDARWAPLVRAV, via the coding sequence ATGCCCTTGAACGCACTCCAAGACCCGGTCGATCTCTCCCCACCCAAGCTCCGTCACACCGTCAGTGAATTGGGGCGGGTATTTCTGGAGGCCAGCACCAGTTTGTGCATGGCGCCGCTCATGCGTTCGTTGCCCAAAGGCGATGGCCATACGGTCATGACAATTCCCGGTTTTATGGGGGCGGACGGTTCGACAGCTATGTTGCGGCGCTTTCTAAAAGGCCGTGGCTACCGCGCGGTGTCATGGGGCCTGGGGCGAAATGCCTCTGAGGCCAGTGCCGATACGCTCGAGGAGTTCATGGAACACCGTGCTGTCACTGAAGCGGAAATTGCCCGCCGTATTGGTCGCGAGTGTCGGGCCAGCGGCCGCAAGTTAACGCTCGTGGGATGGAGCCTGGGCGGCTTGTATGCCGTGGCGCTGGCCCACCGTTATCCGCAGTGGATACGTCAGGTGATTACGCTGGGCACGCCCTATGGTGACCCGCGCGGAACCGCTATTTACAAGATCATGAGCCGCCTCAATGGCACCGAGGGCCATGTTGCCGAGGAATCACTCAGGGCCTGGGTCGACTCTACCTATTGCGGCGAACTGGAAGTGCCGGTGCTGGCGCTGTTTAGCGAAACGGATGGCGTTGTCGGCACAGGCATTGCGCGCTGCGAGGCGGATCCCCGCTTCGTGACCAATCTGGCGGTGGCCGCAAGTCACGTCGGTTTTCCCTTTAATCCGGTGGTGTTTGCCGTGATTGCCAATCACATGGTGATCAAGGATCGCCGCTGGCGATCCTGTGGCGACGCGCGCTGGGCGCCGCTGGTGCGCGCTGTTTAG
- the cmoB gene encoding tRNA 5-methoxyuridine(34)/uridine 5-oxyacetic acid(34) synthase CmoB has protein sequence MNYQPLIERWQGTEMNAWAERLPEQLAKGLSHQRYGDLARWLEALAALPNLEVGERTLNTSRVGATGTEALSVEAHDQLRQTLMGLHPWRKGPFELFDVHIDTEWRSDWKWERLAESIAPLTGRRVLDVGCGSGYHCWRMAGAGAREVIGIDPTPLFIVQFWALQKYLLQDHVWVVPAGIEDVPAALKAFDTVFSMGVLYHRRSPMDHLIELRDCLRPGGELVLETLVIEGEAGEVLVPEGRYARMGNVWFLPSCATLEGWLRKVGFVNPQVIDVSNTSTDEQRSTDWMTFHSLANFLDPEDPSKSIEGYPAPRRAIVTANAPGKWQPL, from the coding sequence ATGAACTATCAGCCGCTGATTGAGCGCTGGCAGGGCACGGAGATGAATGCCTGGGCAGAGCGCCTGCCTGAACAATTAGCAAAAGGTCTTTCTCATCAACGCTACGGCGACCTGGCTCGCTGGCTGGAAGCACTCGCGGCATTGCCAAACCTTGAGGTCGGGGAGCGGACGCTAAACACGTCGCGAGTGGGGGCGACAGGAACTGAAGCGCTCTCTGTAGAGGCGCACGACCAACTACGACAAACGCTGATGGGCCTGCACCCCTGGCGCAAGGGCCCCTTTGAACTGTTCGACGTGCACATTGACACCGAGTGGCGCTCGGACTGGAAATGGGAGCGCCTGGCAGAAAGCATCGCGCCGCTGACAGGGCGCCGTGTCCTCGATGTGGGCTGCGGTAGCGGCTATCACTGCTGGCGGATGGCTGGTGCGGGCGCGCGCGAGGTGATTGGCATCGATCCGACGCCGCTGTTCATTGTGCAGTTCTGGGCCCTGCAGAAATATCTGCTGCAGGATCACGTGTGGGTAGTTCCGGCGGGCATCGAAGATGTGCCCGCGGCACTCAAGGCCTTTGACACCGTCTTCTCCATGGGTGTGCTTTATCACCGGCGCTCCCCCATGGACCACCTGATTGAACTGCGTGATTGTCTGCGTCCCGGCGGCGAGCTGGTGCTGGAAACCCTGGTCATCGAGGGCGAAGCAGGAGAAGTGCTGGTGCCTGAGGGGCGTTACGCACGCATGGGCAATGTGTGGTTTCTACCCAGCTGTGCCACCCTCGAGGGCTGGCTGCGCAAAGTGGGTTTTGTCAACCCGCAGGTCATTGATGTGAGCAACACCAGTACCGATGAGCAGCGCAGTACCGACTGGATGACCTTCCACTCTCTGGCCAATTTCCTGGATCCGGAAGACCCCAGCAAATCGATCGAAGGCTACCCCGCTCCACGTCGCGCGATCGTGACAGCCAATGCCCCCGGCAAATGGCAGCCGCTATAG
- a CDS encoding cadmium resistance transporter, which produces MISVNELSLIGLAASSFVATNTDNLLLLVLLQGAYPAQRKRIVLAYLAAVILVILVSLLGLAIGRVLDAGLVGYFGLVPIALGLRMLYLARKDAANGVTNSLPTTTAGPVLATLTLMLANSSDSLLVLIPLLADTSIAGELVLIVSYLACGILWAGLALKIGTQRALAEVVDRWGVKIVPWIVIGVGVYILLDTANDTLVR; this is translated from the coding sequence GTGATCTCCGTCAACGAGCTTAGCCTGATCGGTCTGGCGGCGAGTAGCTTTGTGGCCACCAACACCGACAACCTGCTGCTTCTCGTGCTGTTGCAGGGGGCCTACCCTGCACAGCGCAAACGTATTGTGCTCGCGTACCTCGCCGCGGTGATACTTGTGATTCTGGTGTCGCTGTTGGGCCTGGCCATTGGCCGTGTGCTCGATGCGGGGTTGGTTGGCTACTTTGGGCTGGTGCCGATTGCGCTGGGCCTGCGCATGCTCTACCTGGCTCGCAAGGACGCAGCGAATGGTGTGACCAATAGCCTCCCGACAACCACCGCCGGCCCCGTGCTGGCGACCCTGACGCTGATGCTGGCCAACAGCAGCGATAGCTTACTGGTGCTGATACCATTACTTGCCGATACCAGTATCGCCGGTGAACTGGTGCTTATCGTGTCTTACCTGGCGTGTGGCATTCTTTGGGCGGGGCTGGCTCTCAAAATTGGCACCCAGCGCGCGTTGGCGGAAGTGGTGGATAGGTGGGGGGTGAAAATTGTGCCCTGGATTGTGATCGGGGTCGGTGTTTATATCCTGTTGGATACGGCCAACGACACCCTGGTGCGCTAA
- the pepD gene encoding beta-Ala-His dipeptidase, which translates to MKPENYPAEPAHVWEHFYQFTQTPRPSKKEQAVRQYVLDQAEQGGHSWKMDAEGNVVVSVAASPGREDRPTVIIQNHLDMVTVKTSDKAHDFDTDPLTLQVEEGWLSADRTTLGADNGLGAAAALAVMTDPSVEHPPLELLFTVDEETGLGGALNLDASLLSGTVMLNLDTEDWNELYIGCAGGGGWQFARSFSNDAVANGEGWALTLRGLAGGHSGVQIHEQLGNAIKLAAEYLREVPGLRLAMIDIGVAHNVIPREGNISFVCPPGQEALLQERLQTCVARWNSYLPAVDHGIEATLAPAAIDSALDEVDTLQLLDLVSAWPHGAQSYSLAQPADLVDLSINLAILRLGDGELFLESSYRFFNEEQSVPLQQAVLALARAFDLEVTPDVGYPGWQPDFESPLLVQGIALHEKLFDVTPEVKAIHAGLECGILKGKKPDVDILSFGPTIRGAHSPSERLDIATVTPFWQYLKALLADI; encoded by the coding sequence ATGAAACCAGAAAATTACCCTGCCGAACCCGCGCATGTGTGGGAGCATTTTTATCAGTTCACCCAGACTCCCCGTCCCTCCAAGAAAGAACAGGCTGTACGGCAGTATGTGCTTGATCAGGCAGAGCAGGGTGGCCACAGCTGGAAGATGGATGCCGAAGGCAATGTAGTGGTGTCCGTAGCCGCCAGCCCGGGCCGTGAAGATCGGCCCACAGTCATTATTCAGAACCACCTGGATATGGTCACAGTGAAGACTTCCGACAAGGCGCACGATTTTGACACTGACCCTCTCACGCTGCAGGTAGAGGAAGGTTGGTTGAGTGCGGATCGCACCACGCTCGGTGCGGACAATGGCCTGGGGGCCGCGGCGGCGCTGGCGGTCATGACCGATCCGTCGGTGGAGCATCCACCCCTGGAGCTGCTGTTTACCGTGGATGAAGAGACCGGTCTGGGCGGCGCACTGAACCTGGATGCCTCGCTGCTAAGCGGTACCGTGATGCTGAATCTGGATACGGAAGACTGGAACGAACTCTACATTGGCTGTGCCGGTGGTGGCGGTTGGCAGTTTGCGCGCAGCTTCTCGAACGATGCCGTCGCCAATGGCGAGGGCTGGGCCCTCACATTGCGCGGCCTGGCCGGTGGCCACTCTGGCGTGCAGATTCACGAGCAGTTGGGCAATGCCATTAAACTCGCCGCGGAGTATCTGCGCGAAGTGCCCGGCTTGCGTCTGGCGATGATTGATATTGGCGTGGCCCACAATGTGATTCCGCGCGAAGGCAATATCAGCTTTGTCTGCCCGCCCGGGCAGGAAGCATTGCTGCAAGAGCGCCTGCAAACCTGTGTGGCGCGCTGGAACAGCTATTTGCCGGCGGTTGATCATGGCATTGAGGCGACGCTGGCGCCGGCTGCCATCGACAGTGCCCTGGATGAGGTGGACACCTTGCAGCTGCTTGACCTGGTCAGCGCCTGGCCTCACGGCGCGCAGTCCTACAGCCTGGCTCAGCCCGCGGACCTGGTCGATCTCAGTATCAATCTGGCCATTCTGCGCCTGGGTGACGGTGAGCTCTTCCTGGAATCGAGTTACCGGTTCTTTAACGAAGAGCAGTCCGTGCCCTTGCAGCAAGCGGTGCTGGCACTGGCTCGCGCCTTTGATCTGGAGGTCACTCCCGATGTCGGTTATCCCGGCTGGCAACCAGATTTCGAATCACCTCTGCTGGTTCAGGGTATTGCCCTGCATGAGAAGCTGTTTGATGTCACACCTGAAGTGAAAGCGATACACGCCGGGCTGGAGTGCGGTATTCTTAAGGGCAAGAAACCCGATGTCGACATTCTGTCCTTCGGCCCCACCATTCGTGGTGCCCACTCGCCCAGCGAGCGTCTCGACATTGCTACCGTGACGCCTTTCTGGCAGTACCTGAAAGCCCTGCTGGCTGATATTTGA
- a CDS encoding serine hydrolase domain-containing protein, giving the protein MLKWLVGIVVALVIAVTVALFNTDKHVRHLVTHLPTDRDVLFWSIEQRDGAFRTMDWFPFLAGANVIAAGDDVKPLPQGRPLALDVDIDQYMQDQRSAAIVIIHDGQVRFEKYGLDFTAEGRWTSFSVAKSFTSTLVGAAIADGHIKSIDDMVSDYIPDLRGSVYDDVSIEQLLTMTSGVQWNEDYEDPDSDVARFNNHEPAPGVDATVSYMRNLSREAPAGSKWVYKTGETNLIGVLVSSATGKTLSDYLSEKIWRPYGMQQDATWLLGLTGHEISGCCIQAATRDYARFGMFMLDGGKVNGNAVLPEGWIEKATVTSVDTYYSSKGYGYQWWTYSDGSYAAQGIFGQGIFIDPQRKLVVASNSNWPRASHHPTVGQQRDAFYLAVQAAIDSENAAE; this is encoded by the coding sequence CCACCGACCGGGACGTGTTGTTCTGGAGCATTGAGCAGCGCGACGGGGCGTTCCGCACCATGGACTGGTTTCCCTTTCTGGCCGGCGCCAATGTCATTGCAGCCGGTGACGACGTCAAACCACTGCCGCAAGGACGCCCGCTGGCGCTGGATGTAGACATCGATCAGTACATGCAGGACCAGCGCAGCGCAGCCATTGTCATTATTCATGACGGCCAGGTGCGCTTTGAAAAATACGGGCTGGACTTCACGGCCGAGGGTCGCTGGACCAGCTTCTCGGTGGCCAAGTCCTTTACTTCTACGCTGGTAGGCGCGGCGATTGCCGACGGTCATATCAAGAGTATCGACGACATGGTGTCTGATTACATCCCGGACCTGCGCGGCTCGGTATACGACGACGTCTCCATCGAGCAACTGCTAACCATGACCTCCGGTGTGCAATGGAACGAAGACTACGAAGACCCCGACAGCGATGTGGCCCGGTTCAATAATCACGAGCCGGCGCCTGGCGTGGACGCCACTGTCAGTTACATGCGCAACCTGTCACGGGAAGCGCCCGCAGGCAGCAAGTGGGTGTACAAGACGGGAGAAACCAACCTGATCGGTGTACTCGTGAGCTCCGCTACGGGCAAAACCCTGTCGGATTATCTATCGGAGAAAATCTGGCGACCCTATGGCATGCAACAGGACGCGACCTGGCTGCTCGGGCTTACCGGCCACGAGATCAGCGGCTGTTGCATACAAGCAGCGACTCGCGACTATGCCCGCTTTGGTATGTTCATGCTCGACGGCGGCAAAGTGAATGGCAACGCTGTGCTGCCTGAAGGCTGGATCGAGAAGGCCACCGTCACCTCAGTCGACACCTACTACTCAAGCAAGGGCTATGGCTACCAGTGGTGGACCTACAGCGACGGCAGCTACGCCGCCCAGGGTATTTTTGGCCAGGGTATTTTTATCGACCCGCAGCGTAAGCTGGTAGTGGCGTCGAACAGTAACTGGCCACGGGCATCGCACCACCCGACCGTGGGCCAGCAGCGGGACGCGTTCTATCTCGCGGTGCAGGCCGCGATTGATTCAGAAAACGCTGCCGAATAG
- a CDS encoding peptide chain release factor 3, translated as MSDLGKDIAARRTFAIISHPDAGKTTITEKLLLWGSAIQVAGSVKGKKGPHATSDWMSMEQERGISVTSSVMQFPYNERTVNLLDTPGHEDFSEDTYRTLTAVDSALMVIDGAKGVEDRTIKLMNVCRLRDTPIFSFVNKMDRDIRDPIELLDEIEEVLAIQGAPINWPIGMGSFFKGVYNLYTDTIHCFQQGQGAVLHDDVQIKGLDSDEARALLEDEYDDFVEEIELVRGASHEFDLEAFLAGKLSPVFFGTALGNFGVRELLNDFVEWAPEPLGRETTSRNVPATEEKFSGFVFKIQANMDPRHRDRIAFMRVCSGRYSKGMKMRHVRIGKDVKIADAVTFKAGERVLVEEAVSGDIIGLHNHGTIQIGDTFTAGDDLQFTGIPHFAPELFRRIRLADPMKSKQLQKGLQQLSEEGSTQVFAPISSTDLIVGAVGQLQFDVVAYRLKDEYKVEAIYEPVNVYTARWISCDDPRKLEDFRKKAAEHLSVDGGGHLTYLAPTRVNLSLMEERWPDLDFRATREH; from the coding sequence ATGTCAGATCTCGGCAAAGACATCGCCGCCCGTCGTACCTTCGCGATTATCTCGCACCCGGACGCCGGTAAAACCACCATTACCGAAAAGCTGCTGCTGTGGGGCAGTGCTATTCAGGTGGCCGGCAGTGTGAAAGGCAAGAAAGGGCCCCACGCTACCTCTGACTGGATGAGCATGGAGCAGGAACGGGGCATCTCAGTGACGTCCTCGGTAATGCAGTTTCCGTATAACGAACGCACCGTCAATCTGCTGGATACGCCGGGACACGAGGATTTCTCGGAAGATACTTACCGTACCCTCACCGCTGTGGATTCAGCGCTCATGGTGATTGACGGCGCCAAGGGTGTGGAAGATCGCACTATTAAGCTGATGAACGTGTGCCGCCTTCGCGACACGCCGATCTTCAGTTTTGTGAACAAGATGGATCGTGATATCCGCGATCCCATCGAGCTGCTCGATGAAATCGAAGAGGTACTTGCTATTCAGGGCGCGCCGATCAACTGGCCCATCGGTATGGGGAGCTTCTTCAAAGGCGTTTACAACCTTTATACCGATACGATTCATTGCTTTCAGCAGGGGCAGGGCGCTGTGCTTCACGACGACGTGCAGATCAAGGGCCTGGATAGTGACGAGGCGCGGGCGCTGCTCGAAGATGAGTACGATGACTTTGTGGAAGAGATTGAGCTGGTCCGCGGCGCCAGCCATGAATTCGACCTTGAGGCATTTCTCGCGGGCAAATTAAGCCCGGTCTTTTTCGGTACGGCCCTGGGGAACTTCGGCGTGCGCGAACTGCTTAATGACTTTGTTGAGTGGGCACCAGAACCGCTGGGTCGTGAAACGACCTCGCGCAATGTGCCTGCCACCGAGGAAAAATTCTCCGGCTTCGTATTTAAAATCCAGGCGAACATGGATCCCAGGCATCGCGATCGTATCGCGTTCATGCGCGTGTGTTCCGGTCGCTACAGCAAGGGTATGAAAATGCGTCACGTGCGGATTGGCAAGGATGTCAAAATTGCCGACGCTGTTACGTTCAAGGCCGGCGAGCGTGTATTGGTTGAGGAAGCGGTATCCGGCGATATTATCGGCTTGCACAATCACGGCACTATCCAGATCGGCGACACCTTCACTGCGGGTGACGATTTGCAGTTCACCGGGATTCCGCATTTCGCACCGGAGCTGTTTCGTCGTATCCGCCTGGCGGACCCGATGAAATCCAAGCAGTTGCAAAAGGGTTTGCAGCAGCTCTCCGAAGAGGGGTCAACCCAGGTGTTTGCACCGATTAGTTCAACCGACCTGATTGTCGGCGCGGTCGGTCAGCTGCAGTTCGATGTGGTGGCTTACCGCCTCAAGGACGAGTACAAGGTGGAGGCCATTTACGAGCCAGTGAATGTCTACACAGCTCGCTGGATTAGCTGCGATGATCCGCGCAAACTGGAAGACTTTCGAAAGAAGGCAGCCGAGCACTTGTCGGTGGACGGCGGTGGCCACCTCACGTACCTGGCACCGACTCGGGTGAATCTGTCACTCATGGAAGAGCGCTGGCCTGATCTGGATTTCCGCGCGACGCGCGAACACTAG
- the cmoA gene encoding carboxy-S-adenosyl-L-methionine synthase CmoA, whose product MTDTRDNIYAAADPLKEAGLFRFDDNVAKVFPDMIKRSVPGYTTIVAMTGLLAQRYAAEGSRLYDLGCSLGASTLAMRQNLQVADCRLVGVDNSAAMLERCRSIVDTDTHDTPVDLVCAKLQDIAIEEASVVVLNFTLQFIPVAERDAVIARIFEGLRPGGVMVLSEKVTFEDPHLDELNIELHHEFKRANGYSDMEIAGKRAALENVLLPETLARHKQRIADAGFSSCDVWFQCFNFASLVALKA is encoded by the coding sequence GTGACCGACACCAGGGACAACATTTACGCCGCAGCAGACCCGCTCAAGGAGGCAGGTCTGTTCCGCTTTGACGACAATGTCGCCAAGGTCTTCCCGGACATGATCAAACGCTCTGTCCCGGGCTACACCACCATCGTGGCCATGACGGGCCTGCTCGCCCAACGTTACGCCGCAGAGGGCTCACGGCTCTACGATCTGGGCTGCTCACTGGGCGCTTCCACACTCGCCATGCGCCAGAACCTGCAGGTTGCCGACTGCCGTCTCGTCGGGGTGGACAACTCCGCCGCCATGCTCGAGCGCTGCCGCAGCATTGTCGATACGGACACTCACGACACGCCGGTTGATCTGGTGTGCGCGAAGCTGCAGGACATTGCCATTGAGGAAGCCTCCGTGGTGGTACTGAACTTCACCTTACAGTTTATTCCCGTGGCCGAGCGCGACGCCGTTATCGCGCGCATTTTCGAGGGCCTGCGCCCCGGCGGCGTCATGGTACTGTCGGAGAAAGTTACGTTTGAAGACCCGCATCTGGATGAACTGAATATCGAGCTGCATCACGAGTTCAAACGCGCCAATGGTTACAGCGATATGGAGATCGCCGGCAAACGGGCGGCGCTGGAGAATGTACTGCTGCCTGAGACCCTGGCGCGGCACAAGCAACGTATCGCTGACGCAGGCTTCAGCTCATGCGATGTGTGGTTCCAGTGTTTTAACTTCGCTTCTCTGGTTGCTCTCAAAGCATGA
- a CDS encoding aromatic amino acid transaminase: MLDKLERLPPDPILGLAAAAREDSHPNKVDLTVGVYKDEHGLCPVFEAVTKAQELLAQEEVTKAYMPPAGSEDFNAGMQRLLLGAGHPALAGGRVSSVQAPGGCGALRIGAELVYAANQGAKVWVSDPTWPVHIPLLGSVGLEFANYRYYDPATHGVNFDAMVEDLQQAAAGDVVLLHGCCHNPCGADLTLEQWGVIADMVEAQGFLPYVDIAYQGLGDGLDQDAAGLRLLAERVPEMIVAASCSKNMGLYRERTGATIFIAKTPESAEALVSQALVAARRVYSMPPSHGALIAGRILVDQELDALWRSELVAMCGRINDLRKAIRDKLEAATQRDFAFIENEKGMFSFLGLSAEQAIRLREEHSVYMLNSSRINIAGVNAKNIDHFASAVAAVL, translated from the coding sequence ATGCTGGATAAACTGGAACGTCTTCCACCCGATCCCATTCTCGGCCTCGCCGCTGCGGCCCGAGAGGACAGTCATCCCAATAAAGTGGATCTGACTGTTGGGGTCTACAAGGATGAGCACGGATTGTGTCCGGTCTTTGAAGCCGTGACCAAGGCCCAGGAGCTGCTCGCCCAGGAGGAAGTGACCAAGGCGTATATGCCGCCTGCCGGCAGTGAAGATTTCAATGCGGGTATGCAGCGTTTGCTATTGGGTGCAGGGCATCCAGCCCTGGCCGGTGGTCGGGTCTCCAGTGTCCAGGCCCCTGGTGGTTGTGGTGCGCTGCGCATCGGCGCTGAACTGGTGTATGCCGCCAACCAGGGTGCCAAGGTATGGGTGAGCGACCCCACCTGGCCGGTGCACATCCCGCTGCTCGGTAGTGTGGGGTTGGAGTTTGCGAACTACCGTTACTACGATCCCGCCACCCACGGTGTGAATTTCGACGCGATGGTTGAAGACTTGCAACAGGCAGCGGCGGGCGATGTGGTATTGCTGCATGGCTGTTGTCACAACCCCTGTGGCGCCGACCTTACGCTGGAGCAGTGGGGCGTCATTGCCGACATGGTCGAAGCGCAGGGCTTCCTGCCTTATGTAGACATAGCCTATCAGGGGCTGGGCGATGGCCTCGACCAGGATGCCGCCGGCCTGCGCCTTTTGGCGGAGCGTGTGCCCGAGATGATTGTGGCCGCGTCCTGCTCCAAAAACATGGGGCTGTATCGTGAGCGCACCGGAGCCACGATCTTTATCGCCAAAACACCGGAAAGCGCCGAGGCCCTGGTCAGCCAGGCACTGGTGGCGGCGCGGCGCGTCTATTCCATGCCGCCTTCGCATGGCGCCCTTATTGCCGGACGTATTCTCGTTGACCAGGAGCTCGACGCCTTGTGGCGCAGCGAACTGGTCGCCATGTGCGGCCGGATCAACGATCTGCGTAAAGCCATTCGCGACAAGCTGGAAGCGGCGACCCAGCGCGATTTCGCCTTCATTGAAAACGAGAAAGGCATGTTCTCCTTCCTGGGACTCAGCGCAGAGCAGGCCATTCGCCTGCGCGAGGAGCACTCGGTTTACATGCTCAATTCCTCGCGTATCAATATTGCGGGCGTTAACGCGAAGAACATCGACCACTTCGCCAGTGCTGTCGCGGCGGTGCTATAA